The Epinephelus lanceolatus isolate andai-2023 chromosome 21, ASM4190304v1, whole genome shotgun sequence genome has a segment encoding these proteins:
- the ttll6 gene encoding tubulin polyglutamylase ttll6, with product MGLPVDSPDKNEDAHKSEQQGEGEGGESQTEACTSTPPPINNKKKRKGKKRLWINLTNCKYESVRRAARRYGLREAFEGDDWTLFWTDCSVSLDRVKDMKRYQKINHFPGMSEICRKDLLARNMNRMLKLFPKDYNIFPRTWCLPADYSDFQAYTRAKKSKTYICKPDTGCQGKGIIITKSSKDIQPGEHMICQVYVSKPFIIDGYKFDLRIYVLVTSCDPFSIFMFKEGLARFCTTKYSEPTHGNMDDVCMHLTNYSINKNSENFVRDEDTGSKRKLSTLNKLLESISCNTDKMWNDIEDVIIKTLISAHPILKHNYHTCFPNHTTGSACFEILGFDVLLDHRLRPWVLEVNHSPSFTTDSQLDREVKDALLYDTLVLINLGACDRRKITKEERRRVKERLQQNSTREARSEELRQCQAATVEQMERYEAKHLGGFKRIYPREGGEKYDKYFKHSSSLFQETAASKAREECARQQLQELRLKQEQKERDLKGGRRRDLQGETAGERVKPRQGPAQPPNSNPDCDLQPPCLSSVSADPVAAEVRVEKQEEQPEQETEERKEEEEEETHMEEQERVNALLQRKKLLQELGVVDKIHQLLQGRADGGGVLQEAKDACTQQQSHQPHHRQQQVKLESLTQFPQRTKQQQQQQQQCTQMSRQHIHSHTTQQRLLRPTMDQRSLNKSEPVSHSRAADIRRTISAQRIHWPVGGSLTLRQDTRSSSYTDTRPRPSIPIIHYVPKGGPRCAYASHDPTALQSLLVVATCPPQVRRPGFSHVVRNSSRRAPQQHGKGQ from the exons ATGGGTCTACCTGTGGACAGCCCAGACAAAAATGAAGATGCACATAAATCTGAGCAgcagggagaaggagagggcgGCGAAAGCCAAACTGAAGCCTGCACCAGCACCCCGCCGCCCATCAACaacaagaagaagaggaaaggcAAAAAGAG ACTGTGGATCAACCTCACCAACTGCAAATATGAAAGTG tgcgGCGTGCTGCTCGCAGATATGGTCTCAGAGAGGCATTTGAGGGCGACGACTGGACGCTGTTCTGGACCGACTGCTCTGTGTCTTTAGACCGTGTTAAGGACATGAAGCGTTACCAG aaaataaaccaTTTCCCAGGGATGAGTGAGATCTGCCGCAAAGACTTGCTGGCAAGAAACATGAACCGTATGTTGAAGCTTTTCCCCAAAGACTACAACATCTTCCCCAGAACGTGGTGCCTTCCTGCAGA TTACAGTGACTTCCAAGCTTACACCAGGGCCAAAAAAAGCAAGACGTACATATGTAAGCCAGACACTGGTTGCCAAGGCAAAGGCATTATCATCACCAAGTCAAGTAAAGACATTCAACCTGGAGAACATATGATCTGCCAGGTTTACGTCTCCAAG CCTTTTATAATCGACGGTTACAAGTTTGACTTGCGAATCTACGTGTTGGTGACGTCATGTGACCCATTCAGTATATTCATGTTCAAGGAGGGACTGGCTCGCTTCTGCACCACAAAGTACAGCGAACCAACACACGGCAACATG GATGATGTGTGCATGCATCTCACCAATTACTCCATCAACAAGAACAGTGAGAACTTTGTCCGTGATGAGGACACAGGcagcaaacg AAAGCTGTCCACCCTCAACAAGCTCCTGGAGTCCATCAGCTGCAACACAGACAAGATGTGGAATGACATTGAGGACGTCATCATAAAGACTCTGATCTCTGCTCATCCAATCCTCAAGCATAACTACCACACGTGCTTCCCCAACCACACCACAGGCAGCGCCTGCTTCGAGATCCTGGGCTTCGATGTACTGCTGGATCACCGGCTCAGACCCTGGGTGCTGGAG GTGAATCACTCCCCAAGTTTTACCACCGACTCGCAGCTGGACCGCGAGGTGAAGGACGCGCTGCTGTATGACACTCTGGTTCTCATCAACTTGGGCGCCTGCGACCGCCGCAAGATCACCAAAGAGGAGAGACGCAGGGTGAAGGAGAGGCTGCAGCAGAACAGCACCAGAGAAGCCAG gtcagAGGAGCTGCGTCAGTGCCAGGCAGCCACAGTGGAGCAGATGGAGAGGTACGAGGCCAAACACCTGGGAGGCTTCAAGAGGATCTACcccagagagggaggggagaaaTACGACAAGTACTTCAAACACAGCAGCTCGCTCTTTCAGGAGACGGCAGCATCCAAGGCCAGAGAGGAGTGTGCCAG GCAACAACTGCAGGAGCTGCGTCTGAAGCAggagcagaaagagagagacctGAAGGGAGGCCGGAGGAGAGACCTGCAGGGGGAGACGGCAGGGGAGAGGGTCAAACCCCGACAAGGACCAGCACAACCCCCCAACTCAAACCCTGACTGTGACCTGCAGCCG CCGTGTCTGTCCAGTGTGTCGGCGGATCCTGTAGCCGCCGAAGTCCGAGTGgagaagcaggaggagcagccggagcaggagacagaggagaggaaggaagaggaggaggaggagacacacaTGGAGGAGCAGGAGCGGGTCAACGCGCTGCTGCAGAGAAAGAAGCTACTGCAGGAGCTAGGAGTGGTGGACAAGATCCACCAGCTGCTGCAGGGCCGAGCAGACGGAGGGGGAGTCCTGCAGGAGGCCAAGGATGCCTGCACCCAGCagcagagtcatcagcctcatcacAGACAACAGCAGGTGAAG cTGGAGTCTTTGACACAGTTTCCCCAGCGGacgaagcagcagcagcagcagcagcagcaatgcACTCAGATGTCACGGCAG CACATCCACTCCCACACGACTCAGCAGCGCCTGCTCAGGCCCACCATGGACCAGAGGAGCCTGAACAAGTCGGAGCCAGTGAGccacagcagagcagcagacatACGCAGGACCATCAGCGCCCAGCGGATACACTGGCCAG TCGGAGGCTCTCTGACTCTCAGGCAGGACACCCGGAGCAGCTCCTACACGGACACCCGTCCCCGTCCCAGCATCCCCATCATCCACTACGTCCCAAAAGGGGGCCCGCGCTGCGCCTACGCGTCCCATGACCCCACAGCCCTGCAGAGCCTGCTCGTCGTCGCCACTTGCCCGCCCCAGGTCAGGAGGCCTGGCTTCTCTCACGTCGTCCGCAACTCCTCCCGCAGAGCCCCCCAGCAGCACGGTAAAGGCCAGTGA